From one Flavobacterium sp. N502536 genomic stretch:
- a CDS encoding TetR family transcriptional regulator C-terminal domain-containing protein, which produces MATKNKTITREDIVSKYMEEVLEKGQKPKSVYHFAKENEFTEAEFYAFFGTLEGLEKEIFRLFFANTVDLLHKNADYHEYDMKNKMLSFYFTFFEILTANRSYVLQALKIDRNPLKNLVQLTSLREAFKEYVSEILTDDYRLEQEKFQKFQEKALQESAWLQLMMTIKFWIEDSSAAFEKTDIFIEKSVNASFELMNVAPMNHLIDFGKFLFKEKIYSKQ; this is translated from the coding sequence ATGGCGACTAAAAATAAGACTATCACAAGAGAAGATATCGTTTCAAAATATATGGAGGAAGTTTTAGAAAAGGGGCAAAAACCAAAATCGGTATATCATTTTGCGAAAGAAAATGAGTTTACGGAAGCTGAGTTTTATGCTTTTTTTGGAACATTGGAAGGTTTAGAAAAAGAAATATTCAGATTGTTTTTTGCAAACACAGTTGATTTGCTGCATAAAAATGCGGACTATCACGAATATGACATGAAAAACAAAATGTTAAGCTTCTACTTTACTTTTTTTGAGATTTTAACGGCTAATAGAAGTTATGTGCTGCAAGCTCTGAAAATAGACAGGAACCCGCTTAAAAATTTAGTACAGTTGACTTCACTTCGAGAAGCGTTCAAAGAATATGTGTCGGAAATACTTACCGATGACTACAGATTGGAACAGGAAAAATTTCAGAAATTTCAGGAAAAAGCCCTTCAGGAATCAGCCTGGCTGCAATTGATGATGACCATAAAATTCTGGATAGAGGATTCGTCTGCGGCCTTTGAAAAAACAGATATTTTTATCGAGAAATCAGTTAATGCATCTTTCGAACTGATGAATGTTGCCCCAATGAATCATCTGATAGATTTTGGAAAATTTCTGTTTAAAGAGAAAATATACAGCAAGCAATGA
- a CDS encoding NAD-dependent epimerase/dehydratase family protein: MAKNVLLTGGTGFVGKQLTDLLIDNGFTVSILSRTARENTSLITYYKWNLKVIISTKKRFFRLIISFI; encoded by the coding sequence ATGGCAAAGAATGTTTTACTAACCGGAGGCACTGGATTTGTTGGAAAACAACTAACCGATCTACTCATTGACAACGGGTTTACGGTATCGATTTTGAGTCGTACTGCCCGGGAAAACACCTCACTAATCACCTATTACAAATGGAATTTAAAAGTGATTATATCAACGAAGAAGCGATTCTTCAGGCTGATTATATCATTCATTTAG